A genome region from Chryseobacterium sp. G0186 includes the following:
- the rpiB gene encoding ribose 5-phosphate isomerase B: MKRKIAIAADHAGYEYKEIVKNYLSEKFEVQDFGTFSTNSVDYPDFVHPAATSVENGENELGILICGSGNGVQITANKHQKIRCALCWMPEIATLARQHNDANMISMPARFISKELAIEIVDKFLSTEFEGGRHQNRVDKIAVC; the protein is encoded by the coding sequence ATGAAAAGAAAAATTGCTATTGCAGCGGACCATGCAGGCTATGAATATAAGGAGATTGTTAAGAACTACCTTTCAGAAAAGTTTGAAGTTCAGGATTTTGGAACGTTTTCCACAAACAGTGTGGATTATCCGGACTTTGTGCACCCTGCTGCAACCTCTGTGGAAAACGGAGAAAATGAGTTGGGTATTTTGATCTGTGGAAGCGGAAATGGGGTACAAATTACAGCAAACAAACACCAGAAGATAAGATGTGCACTTTGCTGGATGCCGGAGATTGCAACACTGGCAAGACAGCATAATGATGCGAATATGATTTCCATGCCGGCAAGGTTTATATCAAAGGAACTGGCGATTGAAATTGTAGATAAATTTCTCTCAACAGAATTTGAAGGGGGAAGACATCAGAACAGAGTTGATAAAATTGCTGTTTGCTAA
- the rnr gene encoding ribonuclease R, which translates to MPKQRKYISHKNDLKLMEIGRLILRFMNANASKIYNYKQIADGIDYKNPRQRELVIQAIHKLLASEKIQEVEKGKYIVNLKIAGTLTGIIDFNQSGNAYVSVEGVEDDIFIHAKNVKDALQGDKVLIITYHYKGKKLEGSVLEVLERTRTEFVGTFQKVTHKDFGFVVCDKKSINTDIFIPKTKFNNAEDGDKVIVKMTEWKPGDKNPEGEIIKVLGAPGEHETEIHSILAEYGLPYEFPQEVELDADKIDRSITDEEVAKRWDMREICTFTIDPKDAKDFDDALSIRKMENGNWEIGVHIADVSHYVVPGTMLDDEAYQRATSVYLVDRVVPMLPEVLSNDVCSLRPHEDKYTFSAVFELNDQAEIQKQWFGRTVIHSDRRFTYEEAQERIETGEGDLAEEINTLDKLAKIMRNERIRKGAITFDRSEVRFNLDENNEPIGVYFKISKDSNHLIEEFMLLANKKVSEFVSLSKKREITNNTFIYRVHDDPDPAKLEALRDFVSTFGYKMDLANNKKVAESLNKLLHDVKGKGEENMIETLAMRSMSKAVYSTEPIGHYGLGFEYYSHFTSPIRRYPDLLAHRLLQHYLDGGKSPNKTELEEKAKHCSAMERLAADAERDSIKFMQVKFMEKHLGETFTGVISGVAEFGFWVEIPENGAEGLIKLRDLVDDSYMYDAKTHAVYGSRHGNKYQLGDQVQIKVVKANLIQKQLDFKIV; encoded by the coding sequence ATGCCAAAACAAAGAAAATATATAAGTCATAAAAATGATTTGAAACTAATGGAGATCGGAAGATTGATCTTACGTTTCATGAATGCGAATGCATCAAAAATTTATAATTATAAGCAGATTGCTGATGGAATAGATTATAAGAACCCAAGACAAAGGGAACTTGTGATCCAGGCAATTCATAAACTTTTGGCTTCCGAAAAAATCCAGGAAGTAGAAAAAGGAAAATATATAGTGAACCTGAAAATTGCAGGAACATTAACGGGAATTATTGATTTCAACCAAAGCGGAAATGCTTATGTAAGTGTGGAAGGAGTTGAGGATGATATCTTCATCCACGCTAAAAATGTAAAGGATGCCCTACAGGGAGATAAGGTTCTTATTATAACTTATCATTATAAAGGAAAGAAACTTGAAGGGTCCGTTTTAGAGGTTTTAGAGAGAACCAGAACTGAGTTTGTGGGGACTTTCCAAAAGGTCACTCACAAGGATTTTGGATTTGTGGTTTGTGATAAAAAATCAATCAATACAGATATCTTTATTCCTAAGACAAAATTCAATAACGCTGAGGATGGAGATAAGGTAATTGTAAAGATGACAGAATGGAAACCCGGGGATAAAAATCCTGAGGGTGAAATTATAAAGGTACTGGGTGCTCCGGGAGAACATGAAACGGAGATCCACTCTATCCTTGCAGAATATGGCTTGCCTTATGAATTTCCGCAGGAAGTGGAATTGGATGCTGATAAAATAGACAGAAGCATTACGGATGAAGAGGTAGCAAAACGTTGGGATATGCGTGAGATATGCACATTTACCATTGACCCAAAAGATGCCAAGGATTTTGATGATGCCCTATCCATCAGAAAAATGGAAAATGGGAACTGGGAAATTGGGGTTCATATTGCCGATGTATCCCATTATGTAGTTCCCGGAACTATGTTGGATGATGAAGCATACCAAAGAGCAACTTCAGTTTACCTTGTAGACAGGGTTGTTCCGATGTTGCCTGAAGTATTGAGTAATGATGTTTGCTCTCTTCGTCCGCACGAAGATAAGTATACTTTCTCTGCTGTCTTTGAACTGAATGATCAGGCTGAAATTCAAAAGCAATGGTTTGGAAGAACCGTTATTCATTCAGACAGAAGATTTACCTATGAGGAAGCTCAGGAACGTATTGAAACCGGTGAAGGAGATTTGGCTGAAGAAATCAATACTCTTGACAAATTGGCTAAGATCATGCGTAATGAACGTATCAGAAAAGGAGCGATTACTTTTGACAGAAGTGAAGTAAGGTTCAATCTGGACGAAAATAATGAGCCGATCGGAGTATACTTCAAAATAAGCAAGGATTCTAATCACCTGATTGAAGAATTTATGCTTTTAGCCAATAAAAAAGTATCTGAATTTGTATCCTTATCAAAAAAGAGAGAGATTACAAACAATACATTTATTTATAGGGTTCATGATGATCCGGATCCGGCAAAACTGGAAGCATTAAGAGATTTTGTTTCCACTTTCGGATATAAAATGGACCTTGCCAACAACAAAAAGGTTGCAGAATCTTTGAATAAACTTCTTCATGACGTGAAAGGAAAAGGAGAAGAAAATATGATTGAAACATTGGCGATGAGAAGTATGAGTAAGGCTGTATATTCTACAGAACCTATTGGCCACTATGGTTTAGGATTTGAATATTATAGTCACTTCACCTCTCCTATCCGTCGTTATCCGGATTTGCTTGCTCACCGTCTTCTTCAGCATTACCTGGACGGAGGAAAATCTCCAAACAAAACAGAATTGGAAGAAAAGGCAAAACACTGCAGTGCTATGGAAAGATTGGCAGCGGATGCGGAAAGAGACTCCATTAAGTTTATGCAGGTGAAGTTTATGGAAAAACACCTTGGAGAAACTTTCACAGGAGTAATTTCCGGAGTTGCTGAATTTGGATTCTGGGTAGAAATTCCTGAGAATGGAGCTGAAGGGCTTATCAAATTAAGAGATTTAGTGGATGATTCCTATATGTATGATGCCAAAACCCATGCAGTATATGGATCAAGACACGGAAATAAATACCAGTTGGGAGATCAGGTTCAGATCAAAGTGGTAAAAGCTAATCTGATTCAAAAACAATTGGATTTTAAGATTGTGTAA
- a CDS encoding patatin-like phospholipase family protein: protein MRKLLILLFVFQLLWIQSQVKKDLVIPKNPKIGLSLAGGGAKGFSHVGVLKVLDSLGVKVDYISGTSMGAIVGGLYASGYSGKEIEKIVMDTDFYSLIMDPKSRQEASFFNKSVDKYLLSIPLKNGKITLPSSISTGQRNVYLLKELFKNVSNIEDFSKMPIPFMCVATNLESGNMQIFEKGDLVQSIMASSAFPSLMDPIKIGDSIYIDGAMTVNYPSKPLKDKGIDIVIGVDLNQDLSKREDLNNIISILNQVIDFGIKRDTRKQYKYTDINIKPNLKGMSATSYDEKKKILDSGYVEGLKYTQVLDQLPKRPFERLRQQVNPIYSNVYKIDSISIEGSKIYGKNYTLGKMGLRLPSLQTYGSINKMVDKLVATNNYKFINYDIVQENDANYLKLYVTEDDTRHFLRFGLHYDEVFKTGLLLNYSAKRLLFKNSNLSVDVIVGDKLRYYLNYFIDNGYIPGFGIYSSGMSFDLKNADNYVIDKWEWARNEAYIQSVWRDRFAIGGGISHDYFRAEINGENRRYSRFLNPYIFLKTDTQDDKEFPTKGVYFAAEGKVIDLLKSEVERRIVQIKADLKINIPLGKQFTYRLNLFGGVTLGEHLPSYYQYRLGGLFEQNIINFKSFAGFYFAQLHTNNVILASNDLQFKFNKNYFISGNFTFANLSNDIKFEDAVKVNFSSLGLTAGYKSPFGQIKVNFSHSLKNNQKGIFSVILGHWF from the coding sequence ATGAGAAAACTCCTGATTCTTCTTTTCGTATTCCAATTATTATGGATCCAATCTCAGGTAAAAAAAGACCTGGTGATTCCGAAGAACCCCAAAATAGGACTGTCGCTTGCCGGTGGTGGTGCCAAGGGTTTTTCACATGTCGGAGTACTCAAGGTATTAGATTCATTGGGAGTAAAAGTTGATTATATTTCCGGAACAAGTATGGGAGCCATCGTTGGTGGTTTGTATGCCTCCGGATATTCCGGTAAGGAAATAGAAAAAATAGTCATGGATACGGATTTTTACTCCTTGATTATGGATCCGAAATCAAGACAGGAAGCCAGTTTTTTCAATAAATCTGTAGACAAATATCTTTTATCAATTCCATTGAAAAATGGAAAAATTACCCTTCCCTCTTCCATCAGTACCGGGCAAAGAAACGTTTATCTTCTGAAAGAACTTTTTAAAAATGTTTCCAATATTGAAGATTTTTCCAAAATGCCGATTCCTTTTATGTGTGTTGCCACCAATCTTGAAAGTGGAAATATGCAGATTTTTGAAAAAGGAGATTTGGTACAATCCATCATGGCGAGTTCTGCATTCCCTTCTTTAATGGATCCTATCAAAATAGGTGACAGCATTTACATTGATGGAGCGATGACAGTAAATTATCCCTCAAAGCCATTAAAAGACAAAGGAATTGATATTGTTATCGGTGTGGACCTTAACCAGGATCTATCAAAAAGAGAGGATTTAAACAATATTATTTCAATCCTGAACCAGGTTATTGATTTTGGCATTAAAAGAGATACCAGAAAACAATATAAGTACACTGATATTAATATTAAGCCTAACCTTAAAGGCATGTCTGCTACAAGCTATGATGAAAAGAAAAAGATTCTTGATAGCGGTTATGTAGAAGGTTTAAAATATACCCAGGTATTGGATCAATTACCCAAGCGTCCTTTTGAACGTCTTAGACAGCAGGTAAATCCAATATATTCCAATGTATATAAAATAGACAGTATTTCCATTGAAGGAAGCAAAATCTACGGTAAAAACTACACCCTGGGGAAGATGGGACTTCGCCTACCCTCTTTACAAACGTATGGCAGCATCAATAAAATGGTTGATAAACTGGTTGCCACCAATAATTATAAATTCATCAACTACGATATTGTTCAGGAGAATGACGCCAACTACTTAAAGTTGTACGTTACAGAAGATGATACCCGACATTTTTTAAGATTTGGTTTACACTATGATGAAGTTTTCAAAACAGGACTTTTATTGAATTATTCCGCAAAGAGACTTTTATTTAAAAATTCCAACCTTTCTGTAGATGTTATTGTAGGAGATAAACTCCGATATTACCTTAACTATTTTATTGATAATGGATATATTCCAGGATTTGGTATTTATTCTTCCGGAATGAGCTTTGATCTGAAGAATGCAGATAATTATGTTATAGACAAATGGGAATGGGCCAGAAATGAGGCCTATATACAGTCTGTCTGGAGAGATCGATTTGCTATTGGTGGTGGTATAAGCCATGACTACTTCAGAGCCGAAATTAATGGTGAAAACAGGCGCTACAGCCGTTTCTTAAACCCATACATATTCCTGAAGACCGATACCCAGGATGACAAGGAATTTCCAACCAAAGGAGTTTACTTTGCTGCAGAGGGAAAGGTAATTGACCTTCTAAAATCTGAAGTTGAAAGAAGAATCGTTCAGATAAAGGCAGATCTTAAAATCAATATTCCTCTTGGAAAGCAGTTTACTTACCGTCTGAATTTATTTGGAGGAGTTACACTGGGAGAACATCTTCCCTCCTACTATCAATACAGACTGGGTGGACTTTTTGAACAAAACATTATAAACTTTAAAAGTTTTGCAGGGTTTTATTTTGCCCAGTTGCATACCAATAACGTAATATTGGCATCCAATGATCTTCAGTTTAAGTTCAACAAAAACTATTTTATCAGCGGAAACTTTACCTTTGCCAATCTTTCAAATGATATTAAATTTGAAGATGCAGTTAAAGTAAATTTTAGTTCGCTTGGACTTACAGCTGGATATAAATCTCCTTTCGGGCAGATTAAAGTAAATTTTAGCCACTCACTTAAAAACAATCAAAAAGGCATATTCAGTGTTATTTTAGGACACTGGTTTTAA
- a CDS encoding phosphoglycerate kinase — MKTINDFNFKDKKALVRVDFNVPQDDQLNVTDNTRIVAVKPTVEKILKDGGSVILITHLGRPKGEVKDEFSLKHILGEVSSVLGQEVKFVDECIGEKAEKAAAELKPGEILLLENVRFHNEEEKGDEAFAEQLSKLGDAYVNDAFGTAHRAHASTAVIAKFFNSTKLFGLLMAKELQAIDKVLKSGEKPITAILGGSKVSTKITIIENILPAVDNLIIGGGMAFTFIKALGGKIGTSLVEEDKIPLALEILGKAKENKVKVYLPSDAIIAESFSNDVERKEVDIYAIPEGWMGLDAGHKSRDQFNDVLLNSRTILWNGPIGVFEMSHFAGGTIALGDSIAEATRLGAFSLVGGGDSVAFVKQFGYADKVSYVSTGGGAMLESLEGLELPGVAAINN, encoded by the coding sequence ATGAAAACAATTAACGACTTCAATTTTAAAGATAAGAAAGCCCTGGTAAGAGTTGACTTCAATGTTCCGCAGGATGATCAGTTGAATGTAACTGATAATACAAGAATTGTGGCAGTGAAGCCAACCGTTGAGAAAATCCTTAAAGATGGTGGTTCTGTCATTCTAATCACACACCTTGGAAGACCTAAGGGAGAAGTTAAGGATGAATTTTCCCTAAAACATATTCTAGGTGAAGTATCTTCTGTTCTTGGTCAGGAAGTGAAATTTGTTGATGAATGTATCGGGGAAAAGGCTGAAAAAGCTGCTGCTGAACTAAAACCGGGTGAAATTTTATTATTGGAGAATGTACGTTTTCACAATGAAGAGGAAAAAGGTGATGAAGCTTTTGCTGAACAGCTTTCTAAATTAGGGGACGCTTATGTAAACGATGCTTTTGGAACAGCACACAGAGCTCATGCATCTACAGCTGTAATTGCTAAATTCTTTAATTCAACTAAACTCTTCGGTTTATTGATGGCTAAAGAACTTCAGGCCATTGATAAGGTTTTGAAGAGTGGTGAGAAACCTATTACAGCAATCCTTGGTGGATCTAAGGTTTCAACTAAGATTACCATTATAGAGAATATACTTCCTGCAGTTGATAATTTGATTATTGGAGGTGGTATGGCATTCACATTTATTAAGGCCCTTGGCGGAAAAATAGGAACTTCATTAGTAGAAGAGGATAAAATTCCATTGGCTCTTGAAATTCTGGGAAAAGCAAAAGAAAATAAAGTTAAGGTATATCTTCCTTCTGATGCTATTATTGCTGAAAGTTTCAGTAATGATGTTGAAAGAAAGGAAGTTGATATTTATGCAATTCCAGAAGGATGGATGGGATTGGATGCCGGTCACAAGTCTAGAGATCAGTTCAATGATGTATTGTTAAATTCCAGAACCATTCTTTGGAATGGACCTATTGGTGTTTTTGAAATGTCTCATTTTGCAGGTGGAACAATTGCATTGGGTGACAGTATTGCTGAGGCAACAAGATTGGGAGCTTTCTCTTTAGTTGGAGGAGGGGACAGTGTAGCATTCGTTAAGCAATTTGGATATGCTGATAAAGTAAGTTATGTTTCTACAGGTGGTGGTGCGATGCTTGAAAGTCTTGAGGGACTTGAGCTTCCAGGAGTAGCTGCAATCAACAATTAA
- a CDS encoding class I SAM-dependent methyltransferase, translating into MKIKDHFLSQEIFEIKETQTKGVYKTSPIPSNISKYYESEDYISHHQDSGSLKEKLYKFLQSFNLQYKKNILVDRIKKGSRVLDYGCGAGEFVKYIENDFETFGFEPDTDARKAAQGKIAKAKILDDINKIEEKSLDAITLWHVFEHIENQDEMLNIFHRKLKEKGLLIIAVPNPTSYDAKHYKEYWAAYDVPRHIYHFSKNGMENLISKNSDWKMRKIKPLVLDSYYISMLSEKYKKSSLFWLKATFYGTISNVKAFFSNEFSSLIYIIEKR; encoded by the coding sequence ATGAAAATAAAAGATCATTTTCTTTCACAGGAAATATTTGAAATTAAAGAAACCCAAACAAAGGGAGTATATAAAACCTCTCCTATTCCATCCAATATTTCAAAATATTATGAAAGTGAAGATTATATTTCTCACCATCAGGATTCCGGAAGTTTAAAAGAAAAACTTTATAAATTCCTACAGTCTTTTAATCTGCAATACAAGAAAAACATTTTAGTAGACAGAATAAAAAAAGGTTCAAGAGTTTTAGATTATGGATGCGGCGCCGGAGAATTTGTAAAGTATATAGAAAATGATTTTGAAACATTCGGTTTTGAGCCTGATACAGATGCAAGGAAAGCAGCACAGGGAAAAATAGCAAAGGCAAAAATTCTGGATGATATTAATAAAATTGAAGAGAAAAGCTTAGATGCCATTACGTTGTGGCATGTATTTGAGCATATCGAGAACCAGGATGAAATGCTAAATATTTTTCACAGGAAATTAAAAGAAAAAGGGCTTCTCATTATTGCAGTTCCCAACCCTACTTCCTACGATGCAAAACATTACAAAGAATATTGGGCTGCCTATGATGTACCGAGACACATTTATCATTTTTCAAAAAATGGAATGGAAAATCTGATTTCAAAAAATTCAGATTGGAAAATGAGAAAGATAAAACCTTTGGTCCTTGATTCCTATTACATCTCCATGTTGAGCGAAAAATACAAAAAATCGTCGCTATTTTGGTTAAAAGCGACTTTCTACGGAACCATTTCGAACGTAAAAGCCTTTTTTTCGAACGAATTTTCAAGTTTGATATACATTATCGAAAAAAGATAG
- the mnmG gene encoding tRNA uridine-5-carboxymethylaminomethyl(34) synthesis enzyme MnmG encodes MISEIYDVIVVGAGHAGCEAAAAAANLGSKTLLITMNMQTIGQMSCNPAMGGIAKGQIVREIDAMGGYSGIVADKSAIQFKMLNLSKGPAMWSPRTQNDRMLFAEEWRMALENTPNLDFFQDMVKQLIVENNKVTGVVTSLGIEIKGRSVVLTNGTFLNGLIHVGDKQLGGGRMGEPRAFGITEQLETLGFEAGRMKTGTPPRVDGRSLDYSKMEEQKGDEKPQKFSYLDTPKLTKQLSCHIVYTNETVHDILREGFDRSPMFNGTIQSLGPRYCPSIEDKINRFAERNRHQLFVEPEGWKTVEIYVNGFSSSLPEDVQIKAMKHIPGFENVKVFRPGYAIEYDYFPPTQLKHTLETKLIDNLYFAGQINGTTGYEEAAGQGLIAGINAHNKVHDKGDFILNRDEAYIGVLIDDLITKGTEEPYRMFTSRAEYRLLLRQDNADIRLTEKAYQLGLAKEERLRKVESKISESQLLETFLRETSLKPGIINPILESVESNPVDQAYRAAQILTRPNITLEKLNEIDFIKEVTSQYNDEVKEQAEVNIKYKGYIEKEKENVAKLNRLENIKIPEDFDYTKLSSLSAEAKQKMSNVRPKTIAQAGRISGVSPADINVLLVYLGR; translated from the coding sequence ATGATTTCAGAAATATACGATGTCATTGTAGTAGGTGCAGGACACGCAGGATGTGAAGCAGCAGCAGCAGCCGCCAACCTGGGTTCAAAAACATTATTAATTACAATGAATATGCAGACCATCGGACAGATGAGTTGCAACCCCGCAATGGGTGGAATCGCAAAAGGACAGATCGTAAGAGAGATTGATGCAATGGGAGGATATTCCGGAATTGTGGCAGATAAATCTGCTATCCAATTCAAGATGCTGAATCTTTCAAAAGGTCCCGCAATGTGGTCTCCAAGAACCCAAAATGATAGAATGCTTTTTGCTGAAGAATGGCGAATGGCATTAGAGAATACTCCCAATCTTGATTTCTTTCAGGATATGGTGAAACAACTGATTGTAGAAAATAATAAAGTAACCGGAGTTGTTACTTCTTTAGGAATTGAAATAAAAGGAAGATCAGTAGTTCTTACCAACGGAACTTTCCTTAACGGATTAATTCATGTTGGAGATAAGCAATTAGGTGGTGGAAGAATGGGTGAGCCAAGAGCCTTCGGAATTACCGAACAATTGGAAACTTTAGGATTCGAAGCCGGAAGAATGAAAACAGGAACTCCTCCAAGAGTAGATGGAAGAAGCCTGGATTATTCTAAAATGGAAGAACAAAAAGGAGATGAAAAACCTCAAAAGTTCAGCTATCTTGATACTCCAAAATTAACAAAACAATTAAGCTGTCATATTGTTTACACCAATGAAACAGTACATGATATTTTGAGAGAAGGTTTCGATAGAAGTCCAATGTTCAATGGTACCATTCAAAGTTTAGGTCCGAGATACTGCCCTAGTATTGAAGATAAGATTAATCGTTTTGCAGAAAGAAACAGACACCAACTTTTTGTAGAACCTGAAGGATGGAAAACGGTAGAAATATATGTAAACGGATTCAGTTCTTCTCTTCCTGAAGACGTACAGATCAAAGCAATGAAACATATTCCAGGATTTGAAAATGTAAAAGTTTTCCGTCCGGGTTACGCGATAGAATATGATTACTTCCCTCCTACCCAATTGAAGCACACCCTGGAAACAAAATTAATTGATAATTTATATTTCGCAGGACAAATCAATGGAACTACCGGATATGAAGAAGCAGCAGGACAAGGTTTAATTGCCGGAATCAATGCACACAATAAAGTTCACGATAAAGGAGATTTCATCCTTAACAGAGATGAAGCCTATATTGGAGTTCTTATTGATGATCTTATTACAAAAGGAACTGAAGAACCATACAGAATGTTTACTTCACGTGCCGAATACAGACTTCTATTAAGACAGGATAACGCTGATATCAGATTAACTGAAAAAGCTTACCAATTAGGACTTGCAAAAGAAGAAAGATTAAGAAAAGTAGAGAGTAAAATATCTGAAAGTCAACTACTTGAAACATTCCTTCGAGAAACTTCTTTAAAACCAGGAATTATTAATCCTATTTTGGAATCTGTAGAAAGCAACCCTGTAGATCAAGCCTATAGAGCTGCTCAAATCCTTACCAGGCCTAATATTACATTAGAAAAACTTAACGAAATTGATTTTATTAAGGAAGTTACCTCTCAATACAATGATGAAGTAAAAGAGCAGGCAGAAGTTAATATTAAGTATAAAGGATATATTGAAAAGGAAAAAGAGAATGTAGCCAAGCTAAACCGTCTGGAAAATATTAAAATTCCGGAAGATTTTGATTACACGAAGCTTTCCAGCCTTTCTGCAGAAGCAAAACAGAAGATGTCTAATGTGCGTCCAAAGACCATTGCACAGGCAGGAAGAATAAGCGGAGTTTCTCCTGCGGATATCAATGTATTGCTTGTTTATTTAGGACGTTAA
- the ybeY gene encoding rRNA maturation RNase YbeY yields MIQFFYENLPDSVNTDYKKWLEDLILSEGKKLGEINYIFCDDEYLLKINQDYLQHDYYTDIITFDYVKGKTISAEIFVSLQRISDNASTLSRDYEEELRRVLAHGILHLAGYKDKTEEEEKEMRRMEDLYLNKYRDLNNLN; encoded by the coding sequence ATGATACAATTCTTTTACGAAAATTTACCAGATTCGGTAAATACAGATTACAAAAAATGGCTGGAAGATCTTATTCTTTCAGAAGGAAAAAAACTAGGAGAAATCAACTATATTTTCTGTGATGATGAATATCTTCTGAAGATTAATCAGGATTATTTACAGCATGATTATTATACTGATATTATCACTTTTGATTATGTAAAAGGCAAGACAATAAGCGCTGAGATTTTCGTATCTTTGCAGCGCATTTCTGACAATGCTTCTACCCTCTCCCGAGACTATGAAGAAGAATTAAGAAGAGTCTTAGCCCATGGTATTTTACACCTTGCAGGCTATAAAGACAAGACAGAAGAGGAAGAAAAAGAGATGCGAAGAATGGAGGATTTGTACTTAAACAAATACCGGGATTTAAATAATTTAAATTAA